A single window of Deltaproteobacteria bacterium DNA harbors:
- a CDS encoding flagellar biosynthesis protein FlgM codes for MRLDDEQESQNVEDRRGSRVATGVAGGGIGTIALVLIAMFFGIDPSAILQGNLQSTVNEPAPSARQTGVRDEGREFISRVLGSTEHTWGEIFRRGGKQYIEPKLVLFTGQVQSACGFASAASGPFYCGNDQKVYIDLSFYRELRERFQAPGDFAQAYVVAHEVGHHVQNLLGIMGKIQARQQRASERDANALSVRLELQADCLAGIWASFANREKKILEPGDIEEGLNAAAQIGDDTLQKRGQGHVVPESFTHGSAEQRVRWFRAGIQSGDLKQCDTFASRAVS; via the coding sequence ATGCGCCTCGACGACGAACAGGAAAGTCAGAACGTAGAAGACCGGCGCGGCTCGCGCGTCGCCACAGGCGTCGCCGGCGGCGGCATCGGAACAATCGCACTGGTACTGATCGCCATGTTCTTCGGCATCGACCCGAGCGCGATCCTGCAAGGCAATTTGCAATCCACCGTCAATGAACCGGCGCCCAGCGCGCGCCAAACCGGCGTGCGCGACGAAGGGCGCGAGTTTATCTCCCGCGTCCTCGGCAGCACCGAACATACTTGGGGCGAAATTTTCCGGCGCGGCGGCAAACAATACATCGAACCCAAGCTCGTACTCTTCACCGGCCAGGTTCAGTCCGCTTGCGGTTTTGCGTCGGCGGCGTCCGGCCCGTTTTATTGCGGCAACGACCAGAAAGTTTATATAGACCTTTCCTTCTACCGCGAACTGCGCGAGCGCTTCCAAGCGCCGGGCGATTTCGCGCAGGCCTACGTCGTCGCCCACGAAGTCGGCCACCATGTGCAAAACCTGCTCGGCATCATGGGCAAGATCCAAGCGCGACAACAGCGCGCCAGCGAGCGCGACGCCAACGCGCTGTCAGTGCGGCTGGAATTGCAAGCCGATTGTCTCGCCGGGATCTGGGCGAGCTTCGCCAACCGCGAGAAAAAGATTCTCGAACCGGGCGACATCGAAGAAGGTTTGAACGCCGCGGCGCAGATCGGCGACGACACGCTGCAAAAACGTGGACAAGGCCACGTCGTCCCCGAAAGCTTCACCCACGGCAGCGCCGAACAGCGCGTGCGTTGGTTCCGCGCCGGCATCCAGAGCGGCGATTTGAAGCAGTGCGACACCTTCGCTAGCAGAGCGGTTTCGTAA